A single window of Aspergillus oryzae RIB40 DNA, chromosome 8 DNA harbors:
- a CDS encoding uncharacterized protein (predicted DNA damage inducible protein) → MEPRRETPTDEVSSTSKGVTDGYATLKYQLLGPSLTKAGQDAVDQQKVSEIIYNASKGSKFFNHEQNRDRILTEKIERILKEKARLENLDLSHDLRRADQLLDELELSRDLSQYIVHVDCDAFFAAVEELDRPELKTVPFAVGKGVLTTCNYEARKFGCRSGMASFVAMKLCPQLICLPINHQKYSAKAQEIRAIFAQYDPLFESASIDEAYLNITAYCTENQIDPEDAVNRMRAEVLEQTKISVSAGIAANAKIAKIASNRNKPNGQFRVPNDRDAILEFMKDLPVRKVNGVGRVFERELDAVGIKTCGDIYSQRALLAKLFGEKAFHFLAQCYLGLGRTKIQPVENYERKSVGTESTFNEMGGKEALREKLWAIAQELEKDLTRTEFKGRTLVLKVKLATFEVLSRQCQPPKAVFLAKDLYTFSLPMLEKLEKEIPNMRLRLLGLRCTNLVSTKKGGIDFFGWATRSKPTVESTSDAVEQEISAEEAFERAARQEIQEDMNDLEKLSQEVSEPNEVDQSEKDPATPSEPQPTYWDCPVCSKPQVADDRAFNEHVDYCLSKQTIKEAIQGASQDAEPVPPKPRKRKSTSQEPVDPRQKRLFFT, encoded by the exons ATGGAACCACGGCGCGAGACGCCTACTGACGAGGTGTCATCCACCTCAAAGGGAGTCACTGATGGATATGCCACATTAAAATATCAGTTATTAGGTCCCTCCTTGACAAAAGCAGGTCAGGATGCGGTTGACCAGCAGAAG GTATCGGAAATTATATACAACGCTTCTAAAGGATCGAAATTCTTTAATCATGAGCAAAACCGCGACCGGATTCTAACGGAAAAGATTGAGCGTATCTTAAAAGAGAAGGCCCGTCTTGAAAATCTAGATCTGTCTCACGACCTACGGAGGGCGGATCAGCTTCTAGATGAATTGGAACTCAGTCGAGACTTGTCGCAATACATTGTCCACGTCGACTGcgatgctttctttgctgcagTCGAAGAACTGGACCGGCCGGAATTGAAAACCGTTCCTTTTGCTGTGGGCAAAGGGGTCTTAACTACCTGTAATTATGAGGCTCGAAAATTCGGCTGCCGAAGTGGGATGGCCTCATTCGTAGCCATGAAATTGTGTCCGCAGCTCATCTGCCTGCCTATAAACCACCAGAAATACAGTGCCAAGGCGCAGGAAATCCGGGCTATTTTCGCCCAATACGACCCGCTCTTCGAAAGTGCTAGTATAGATGAGGCGTACTTGAATATAACCGCCTATTGCACAGAAAACCAAatcgacccagaagatgctGTTAATCGCATGCGAGCGGAGGTATTGGAGCAAACGAAAATCTCGGTGTCTGCTGGCATCGCAGCTAATGCAAAGATCGCCAAGATCGCATCCAACCGCAACAAACCAAACGGTCAGTTTCGTGTCCCCAACGATAGAGATGCCATTCTGGAATTCATGAAGGATCTCCCGGTGCGAAAAGTCAACGGTGTGGGTCGAGTGTTTGAACGTGAGCTGGATGCAGTTGGAATTAAAACCTGCGGCGATATTTATTCTCAACGCGCACTGTTGGCCAAGCTGTTCGGTGAGAAGGCATTTCATTTTTTGGCTCAATGCTACCTTGGATTGGGGAGAACAAAGATCCAGCCGGTGGAAAACTATGAGCGAAAAAGTGTCGGCACTGAGAGCACTTTCAATGAAATGGGGGGTAAGGAAGCCCTTAGAGAAAAACTCTGGGCGATTGCTCAGGAACTCGAGAAAGACTTGACTCGGACTGAGTTCAAGGGTCGTACATTGGTGCTTAAGGTGAAGTTGGCCACATTTGAGGTTCTCTCCCGACAGTGCCAACCACCAAAAGCGGTGTTTCTGGCCAAAGACCTCTATACGTTCTCCCTCCCAATGCTAGAAAAGCTCGAGAAGGAGATACCCAACATGAGACTGcgtctcctcggccttcgcTGCACCAATTTGGTAAGCACTAAAAAAGGAGGAATTGACTTCTTCGGTTGGGCCACGCGTTCCAAACCTACTGTCGAGTCGACTTCGGACGCAGTTGAACAAGAGATCAGTGCGGAAGAAGCATTTGAGAGAGCTGCTCGCCAGGAGATACAGGAGGACATGAACGACCTTGAGAAGCTCAGCCAGGAAGTGTCTGAGCCCAACGAAGTTGATCAGTCTGAAAAGGACCCTGCCACCCCGTCTGAACCACAGCCTACATATTGGGATTGCCCAGTTTGTTCAAAACCACAGGTTGCGGATGACCGAGCATTCAATGAGCACGTCGACTATTGTCTCTCAAAACAAACCATTAAGGAAGCCATACAAGGAGCTTCGCAGGATGCCGAGCCTGTCCCACCGAAACCgcgaaagaggaagagcaCGTCGCAGGAGCCTGTTGACCCGCGCCAAAAGCGACTGTTCTTCACATGA
- a CDS encoding DNA damage response protein RcaA (predicted protein), translating into MPSRAFDVVCTLTATTGKSHLNWPPLMWILDSEGDLLDGKRVWLRPGQKYLFGRIRQDGVRHAIQHSSISRKHMVIEVSSVKDGDGSRIYAKSEITVIDQNSKCGTAVDGNQIRGESVNLTGDEHTIKLGRYQHLLRIKWQPTVLTFSFSSKELKAKDPLAHVRSRLEDLDIKTIIPYVVGNTTHVVQSKRNTAKGLQALVNGKYIVANSYIDALVYAATPSDLENLESLSPLEVDFDSAWPDPTEHLPPPGKELVHRPAEAFAPILDRVNLFEGYTFVFGDKAQFDMLHDPIANGHGKALLYRVENEVTTADEIAQFMRNAAGEKGLGSQRDGPGGVVLVRFRAKGYEEWSIELSNQIALQTNQRVIEQSEFLDAILANDASSLCRTLPSQEPTSIQEASATPASQPASTPVKNVQIADSQAVEEHGQPTKSRSKGPRVRSFVSKMKTFDDGFDINAIPAHPPDDEDVVVDSLPAMDMESSSGQRTQPHSNLQEEEDVLSQLLPGANAMKRRRAETVQRAMDDSTLRPKEEVHQPKRQKIDVLEAARQHRDAEEDAQRQRREEEEAELQNSLKDIENLKGLAIVEEMEMPARKIADKDSRWDERWNGRKNFKKFRKKGDRNRSRHMIQTVIVPLEEVTRKAFGIGEHYWVSSRKSADNSQTESRREPPASEQDTGESRSQSLARTESEPTALRSQKRSREDRDSDSDDELRFRFRRRR; encoded by the exons ATGCCTTCACGTGCGTTCGATGTCGTTTGCACTCtaacagcaacaacaggaaAGTCGCATCTCAACTGGCCGCCCCTCATGTGGATTCTGGATTCGGAGGGAGATCTCTTGGATG GAAAGCGCGTCTGGTTGCGACCTGGGCAGAAGTATCTCTTTGGTCGGATAAGGCAAGATGGCG TCCGACATGCCATACAACACAGCTCGATATCGCGAAAGCACATGGTGATCGAAGTCTCTTCCGTTAAAGATGGTGATGGG TCTCGAATCTACGCGAAGTCAGAAATTACAGTGATCGACCAGAACTCCAAATGTGGAACGGCAGTGGACGGAAACCAAATACGGGGCGAGAGTGTCAATCTAACCGGTGACGAGCATACGATCAAGCTAGGAAGATACCAACATTTACTGCG GATTAAATGGCAGCCTACCGTGCttacattttctttctcgtctaAGGAGCTCAAGGCAAAAGATCCTCTAGCTCATGTCCGTTCACGTCTCGAAGATCTAGATATTAAAACGATTATCCCATATGTCGTTGGCAATACCACACATGTTGTACAGAGCAAACGTAACACAGCAAAAGGCTTACAGGCGCTGGTGAATGGGAAATACATTGTTGCGAACTCATACATCGACGCACTTGTCTACGCTGCGACACCGAGTGATCTAGAAAACCTGGAGTCATTGTCCCCTTTGGAGGTCGACTTCGACTCTGCATGGCCAGATCCAACTGAGCATCTTCCACCGCCCGGCAAAGAACTTGTCCATAGACCAGCCGAGGCATTCGCACCTATCCTGGATCGTGTCAACCTGTTCGAAGGTTATACGTTTGTTTTTGGTGATAAGGCACAATTTGATATGCTGCACGATCCCATCGCCAATGGGCACGGAAAGGCTTTGCTGTATCGTGTGGAGAATGAGGTAACTACAGCAGACGAGATCGCACAGTTTATGAGAAATGCAGCCGGTGAAAAGGGTCTAGGGAGTCAAAGAGATGGCCCCGGAggggttgttcttgttcgGTTCCGTGCAAAAGGCTACGAGGAATGGTCAATCGAGCTGAGCAATCAAATTGCGCTTCAAACCAATCAGCGCGTCATTGAACAGAGTGAATTTCTCGACGCAATCTTAGCAAATGATGCCTCATCCCTCTGCCGCACACTACCATCACAGGAGCCCACGTCAATCCAGGAAGCAAGTGCGACGCCGGCATCACAGCCTGCCTCGACACCCGTAAAAAACGTTCAAATCGCCGATTCCCAAGCTGTTGAGGAACACGGTCAGCCGACCAAGTCGAGGTCAAAAGGCCCACGCGTGCGCAGCTTTGTCAGTAAAATGAAAACCTTTGATGATGGGTTCGACATAAATGCCATTCCTGCTCATCCGccggatgacgaggatgttgttgtggATTCGTTGCCGGCTATGGATATGGAGTCTTCATCTGGGCAACGGACACAACCGCACAGCAATctgcaggaggaagaagacgtACTCTCTCAACTTCTACCTGGGGCTAATGCAATGAAACGTCGTCGCGCTGAGACTGTTCAAAGAGCCATGGATGATTCAACACTCCGccccaaggaggaagtgcaTCAACCCAAACGTCAGAAGATAGACGTGCTCGAGGCAGCTCGGCAACATCGAGATGCAGAAGAGGATGCCCAACGTCAACgccgagaggaagaagaagctgagctCCAGAACTCTCTGAAAGATATTGAAAATTTAAAGGGACTCGCTATTGtggaagaaatggaaatgCCAGCCCGGAAGATTGCTGACAAGGATAGCCGGTGGGATGAGCGATGGAATGGACGGAAGAATTTCAAAAAGTTCCGCAAAAAGGGCGATCGCAACCGATCTCGCCATATGATACAGACAGTTATTGTTCCGCTGGAAGAAGTGACACGCAAGGCCTTCGGCATCGGCGAGCACTACTGGGTTAGCAGTCGCAAATCTGCCGACAATAGTCAGACGGAAAGTCGCCGGGAACCCCCTGCAAGCGAGCAAGACACTGGAGAATCGCGATCTCAGTCTCTTGCTCGGACAGAGTCGGAGCCGACAGCCCTTAGAAGCCAGAAACGGTCTCGAGAGGATCGCGACTCGGACAGTGACGATGAACTTCGTTTTCGCTTCCGTCGCAGAAGGTAG